A portion of the Candidatus Zixiibacteriota bacterium genome contains these proteins:
- the nuoI gene encoding NADH-quinone oxidoreductase subunit NuoI, whose amino-acid sequence MWKALKQVFVAIPIGLFTTLKNFIRKPVTIAYPKVKPPMYPRYRGLHFLERYEDGTERCVCCGLCAANCPADAIYMEGAETEKGERYAKVYEINEIRCIFCGYCEEACPEEAIFLGKEYEFAADDRDKFIYTKDDLLVPWPRKKPSEVEFKRKTRRPDVY is encoded by the coding sequence ATGTGGAAGGCATTAAAACAGGTTTTCGTGGCTATACCGATCGGTTTGTTTACGACGCTCAAGAACTTCATTCGCAAGCCGGTCACTATCGCCTATCCGAAGGTCAAACCGCCCATGTATCCGCGTTACCGTGGGCTCCATTTTTTGGAGCGCTACGAAGACGGTACGGAACGCTGTGTCTGTTGCGGTCTCTGCGCCGCCAACTGCCCGGCCGACGCGATCTACATGGAAGGCGCTGAAACCGAGAAAGGCGAACGCTATGCCAAAGTCTATGAGATAAACGAAATCCGCTGTATCTTCTGCGGCTACTGCGAGGAAGCCTGCCCCGAGGAAGCGATCTTTCTGGGCAAGGAATACGAGTTCGCCGCCGATGACCGCGACAAGTTTATCTATACTAAAGATGATCTTCTGGTACCGTGGCCGCGAAAGAAACCGTCCGAGGTCGAGTTCAAGCGCAAAACCCGGCGTCCGGACGTCTATTAA
- a CDS encoding molybdopterin-dependent oxidoreductase: NFFIFGSDLHSENPITALRVLKTKRYKNARIMMLNPRPNRLNRATDCSFTYKPYSEIYLIQGLVRLILEKKMYDSERIKLTEAEIKKFVEDSSDFDVKSVSEMTGLSTDDLEQLAKDLCLAKNTVFISGETIRTHYQRDPIMISLYNLAKVTGNLSESGILLLGGESNSRGCFRMGMRPELLPFEAEKSERENLASIWGGDIPEMSGFDTIDILQKIDEEKIECGFLVGVDAIDHYPDRNYIESSLSKLDFMVACDLFLTNTAKIADVVLPLSSHYETDGTFFNWEGVLQKFATVIKRVGESMPAWQIFNRLSERFEKPFEYNNADAIFRQYAPFLNQDKIETFKDVPDMGLRFEKDKSYPEVELTPVKYRKPIHEDQPLIVLSGNGDHHFSRNFSSRSKSLNKFLADPYIALNPKVAEDNTISEGDLVKLENSCGKIVANAVIWDDLPGDVVFVPDNFPEAVVNALRKRDHDIDRVKLVKM, from the coding sequence AATTTCTTCATCTTCGGCTCTGACTTGCATTCCGAAAATCCAATCACAGCCCTGCGGGTACTCAAAACCAAGCGTTACAAAAACGCGCGTATAATGATGCTGAATCCGAGGCCGAATCGTCTTAATCGAGCTACTGATTGCAGTTTTACATATAAACCGTATTCTGAAATTTACCTGATCCAGGGACTTGTGCGCCTGATTCTCGAGAAAAAGATGTACGATTCCGAGCGGATTAAGCTTACCGAAGCCGAGATCAAAAAGTTCGTCGAGGACAGCTCTGATTTCGATGTGAAATCGGTCTCGGAGATGACCGGATTAAGTACGGATGATCTGGAACAGCTGGCCAAAGATCTATGCTTGGCCAAGAATACCGTTTTTATCTCGGGTGAGACAATCCGCACCCATTACCAGCGCGATCCAATTATGATTTCGCTCTACAACCTGGCCAAGGTAACCGGCAATCTGTCCGAATCCGGTATACTTCTGCTGGGCGGTGAATCCAACAGCCGTGGATGCTTCCGGATGGGCATGCGCCCCGAACTCTTGCCGTTTGAAGCAGAAAAAAGCGAGCGGGAAAATCTGGCTTCGATCTGGGGTGGCGATATTCCTGAGATGAGCGGGTTTGATACAATCGACATCTTACAGAAAATTGACGAAGAAAAGATCGAATGCGGATTTTTGGTCGGAGTCGACGCGATCGACCACTATCCCGACCGTAACTATATCGAATCATCACTATCCAAACTCGATTTCATGGTGGCCTGTGACCTGTTTTTGACTAACACGGCAAAGATCGCCGACGTAGTCCTGCCACTGTCATCGCACTATGAAACCGACGGTACTTTCTTCAACTGGGAAGGAGTACTCCAGAAGTTTGCTACAGTGATCAAGCGTGTGGGCGAATCTATGCCTGCCTGGCAGATTTTTAACAGGCTTTCTGAACGTTTTGAAAAGCCTTTTGAATACAACAACGCTGACGCAATTTTCCGTCAGTACGCGCCGTTTTTGAATCAGGATAAAATCGAAACGTTCAAAGATGTTCCGGATATGGGATTACGTTTCGAAAAAGATAAGAGCTACCCCGAGGTCGAGTTGACTCCGGTCAAGTATCGCAAGCCGATACACGAGGATCAGCCCCTGATAGTTTTGAGCGGAAACGGCGATCATCATTTTTCACGCAACTTCAGCAGTCGTTCGAAGAGCCTTAACAAGTTCCTGGCAGACCCGTATATCGCGCTGAATCCGAAGGTTGCCGAGGATAACACTATCTCCGAGGGTGATCTGGTTAAACTGGAAAATTCTTGTGGAAAAATAGTTGCCAATGCTGTAATATGGGATGACCTTCCGGGAGATGTTGTGTTTGTACCGGATAATTTCCCGGAAGCGGTCGTCAACGCGCTCAGAAAGCGTGATCATGATATCGACCGGGTGAAACTGGTTAAAATGTAA
- the nuoH gene encoding NADH-quinone oxidoreductase subunit NuoH has protein sequence MLETLIISTIKVIVVFAALLTACAYLTLLERRVVARFQSRLGPIYTGPNGLLQPVADLVKLLFKEDLIPGHVDKTIYLLAPLAAFIPATLSFVVIPFGSTINLFGREINLVLSNFNVGLLYIFAVTSLGIYGVILSGWASNSKYSLLGSIRSSAQMISYEISMGMAVIGVVLITGSLNMNEIVKAQSGLWNIVLQPVGFLIFLICGIAETNRAPFDLPEAESELVAGYHTEYSAMKFGMFFVGEYANIITISAIAATLYLGGWQGPTDNPILSIVWFCIKTFLFVFFYLWLRATTPRFRYDQLMNFGWKILLPLAIANLLVTALVVLLT, from the coding sequence ATGCTTGAAACTCTGATAATATCGACAATTAAAGTTATAGTGGTTTTTGCCGCACTCTTGACCGCCTGCGCCTATCTGACCCTGTTGGAACGCAGAGTAGTGGCACGTTTCCAGTCACGCCTGGGCCCGATCTACACCGGCCCCAACGGACTGCTTCAGCCGGTTGCCGATCTGGTCAAGCTCCTCTTCAAGGAAGACCTGATTCCCGGTCACGTAGACAAAACTATTTATCTGCTGGCACCATTGGCGGCATTTATCCCGGCAACATTATCGTTTGTAGTGATTCCGTTTGGCTCGACTATCAACCTTTTTGGACGGGAAATCAACCTCGTACTGTCGAATTTCAATGTCGGACTGCTGTATATTTTCGCGGTAACTTCGCTGGGTATCTACGGAGTTATTTTATCAGGATGGGCATCCAACAGCAAGTACTCTCTGTTGGGATCGATTCGCTCCTCGGCCCAGATGATTTCCTACGAAATCAGTATGGGGATGGCAGTGATCGGAGTGGTCCTGATAACCGGCAGTTTGAATATGAACGAAATTGTAAAAGCGCAGTCCGGTCTCTGGAATATCGTCCTGCAGCCGGTCGGATTTTTGATCTTCCTGATTTGCGGAATTGCCGAGACCAACCGCGCACCGTTTGACCTGCCCGAAGCGGAGTCAGAACTTGTAGCCGGATACCATACCGAATATTCCGCCATGAAATTCGGGATGTTTTTCGTGGGCGAATACGCCAACATCATAACGATATCGGCGATCGCCGCCACACTTTATCTGGGTGGCTGGCAGGGACCGACCGACAATCCGATTCTTTCGATTGTCTGGTTCTGCATTAAGACATTTTTATTTGTATTCTTCTACCTGTGGTTACGGGCGACAACCCCGCGCTTCAGGTATGATCAATTGATGAATTTTGGATGGAAAATACTACTGCCTCTGGCAATCGCCAATCTGCTGGTGACTGCTCTGGTAGTATTACTAACGTAA
- a CDS encoding NADH-quinone oxidoreductase subunit J translates to MEYFVFFASALVAIVCSLLVIVQKNPVASVIFLIMAFFAQAILYIQLSAVFVAVLQIIVYTGAIMVLFLFVIMLLNLRRDEFGSVKNPLQSWFGRVFAIVLVIELVVIVARGFVFKEVPSAMEEFGTVEQVGTLLFTKYLFPFELTSILLLVAMIGAVVLAMRREEEK, encoded by the coding sequence TTGGAGTATTTTGTCTTTTTCGCATCAGCGCTGGTAGCGATAGTCTGTTCGCTATTGGTCATAGTGCAGAAAAATCCGGTCGCATCCGTGATCTTCCTGATTATGGCCTTCTTCGCCCAGGCTATCCTCTATATCCAGCTCTCAGCCGTATTTGTGGCAGTACTCCAGATCATAGTCTATACAGGCGCCATCATGGTGCTGTTCTTATTCGTAATCATGCTTCTAAACCTGCGCCGTGACGAGTTCGGGTCCGTCAAAAATCCGCTTCAAAGCTGGTTTGGTCGTGTTTTTGCCATCGTTCTGGTAATCGAACTGGTGGTGATCGTGGCCCGAGGATTCGTATTTAAGGAAGTTCCGTCAGCAATGGAAGAGTTTGGGACAGTTGAACAGGTGGGGACGCTTCTGTTTACCAAATACCTGTTCCCATTCGAGCTGACTTCGATCCTGCTTCTGGTGGCGATGATTGGCGCGGTCGTCCTGGCTATGCGCAGGGAGGAGGAGAAGTAA